The DNA window CCGGCCCCGGAGGGCATGCGGGTGATCCCCGAGCCGGCGGTGTGGCGGCAGATCCCCTCCTGGCACTGGCACCGGGTGGGCGCGGAGGCGGTGCGGGCCCGTACGATCGCCACCGCCGCCTGGCACGCCGACAAGCTGGAGGCGGCCCGCACCACGCAGGAGCTCGACCGGCTGCTGCGCGCGCTGCCCGGCGTCGGGGTGTGGACGTCGGCCGAGGTGCGCCAGCGCGCGTTCGGCGATCCCGACGCGGTGAGCGTGGGCGATTTCCACCTGGCCAAGCTGGTCGGCTACGCGCTGACAGGGGAGAAGACCGACGATCCCGGCATGTTGCGGCTGCTGGAGCCCTATGAGGGGCACCGGCACCGGGCGACGGTGCTGGTGTGGCTGTCGGGGCGGCGGCCGCCGGCTCGGGGGCCGCGGATGCCGGCGCGCGATTATCGGGCTTTTTGACCCGCCCTGGGTGCATGTGGGGAACTCAGCGCCCCGTACTGTGCCTGTATGGACCTCGTCAACGATTCCGCGCTCCGCCGCGCTCTCGCCCGCGCCCGCGACGGCAAGACCCTCGACGTCACCGAGGCCACAGTGCTGCTGCACGCGCGGGACGAGCACCTCGACGCCCTCCTGGAGCACGCCTCCCGCGTCCGCGACGCCGGCCTTGAGTCCGCCGGCCGGCCAGGGGTCGTCACCTACAGCAGGAAGGTGTTCATCCCGCTGACCAGGTTGTGCAGGGACCGGTGCGGCTACTGCACGTTCGCCACCGCGCCGCACAAGCTTGAGTCGCCCTTCCTGAGCCCGGACGAGGTCCTGGAGATCGCCAGGCAGGGCGCGGCGATGGGATGCAAGGAGGCGCTGTTCACGCTGGGGGACCGGCCGGAGGACCGCTGGCGCCAGGCCCGCGAGTGGCTGGACGCGCACGGCTACGACGACACGCTGTCGTACGTGCGGGCCATGGCGATCAGGGTCCTGGAGGAGACCGGCCTGCTGCCGCACCTCAACCCCGGGGTGATGAGCTGGCGGGACCTGCAGCGGCTCAAGCCCGTCGCGCCGTCCATGGGGATGATGCTGGAGACGACGTCGCGGCGGCTGTTCGAGGAGAAGGGGCAGCCGCACCACGGCTCGCCGGACAAGGACCCGGCGGTGCGGCTGCGGGTGCTGGAGGACGCCGGACGCAGCAACGTGCCGTTCACCACCGGCATCCTCATCGGCATCGGGGAGACCATCCAGGACCGGGCCGAGTCGATCTTCGCGATCCGGCGGGTGGCCCGCGAGTACGGCGGCGTCCAGGAGGTCATCGTCCAGAACTTCCGCGCCAAGCCGGACACCGCGATGCGCGGCATGCCCGACGCCGACCTCCAGGAGCTGGCCGCCACCATCGCCGTCACGCGCCTGGTGCTCGGCCCGAAGGCCCGCGTCCAGGCCCCGCCGAACCTGGTGGACGCCGAGTACGCGCTCATGCTCCGCGCCGGCATCGACGACTGGGGCGGCGTCTCCCCGCTCACCCCCGACCACGTCAACCCCGAGCGGCCCTGGCCGCAGATCGAGGAGCTGGCCGCCCGCACCGCCGCGGCCGGGTTCGCGCTGCGCGAGCGCCTGACCATCTACCCCGAGTACGTGCTGGCCGGCGAGCCCTGGCTGGACCCGCGCCTGTCCGCGCACGTGGCCGCGCTCGCCGACCCGGAGACCGGCCTGGCCCGCGAGGACGCCGTGCTCCAGGGCCGCCCGTGGCAGGAGCCGGACGGCGGCTTCGTCCCGGCCGGGCGGGTGGACCTGCACGTCGAGGTGGACACCGACGGGCGCACCCACGACCGGCGCGCCGACTTCGACCACGTCTACGGCGACTGGGAGGCGCTGAAGGACCGCCTCGGCACGGCGACGCCCACGACGCCCGGCGACGTGCGGCAGGCGCTGCGCAGGGCGGCGGCCGACCCGGCCGGGCTCACCGACGACGAGGCCGTGGCCCTGCTCGGCGCGGACGGCGAGGCGCTGGAGGAGCTGGCCGCCATCGCCGACGACCTGCGGCGGCAGGCGGCCGGCGACGACGTCACCTACGTCGTCAACAGGAACATCAACTTCACCAACGTCTGCTACACCGGCTGCCGGTTCTGCGCGTTCGCGCAGCGGCGCACGGACGCCGACGCCTACACGCTGAGCCTGGACCAGGTGGCCGACCGGGCGCAGGAGGCGTGGGAGGCCGGCGCGACCGAGGTGTGCATGCAGGGCGGCATCCATCCCGACCTGCCGGGGGCCGCCTACTTCGACATCGCGAGGGCGGTGAAGGCCCGTACGCCGGACATGCACGTGCACGCCTTCTCGCCGATGGAGGTCATCAACGGCGCGTCCAGGACGAACCTGTCCGTACGGGAGTGGCTGGAGGCCGCCAAGGAAGCCGGCGTGGACTCGCTGCCGGGCACGGCGGCCGAGATCCTGGACGACGACGTGCGCTGGGTGCTCACCAAGGGCAAGCTGCCGGCGAAGGAGTGGATCGACGTCATCACCACGGCCCACAAGGTGGGCATCCCGACCACGTCCACGATGATGTACGGCCACGTGGACAACCACCTGCACTGGGTCAGGCACATCAAGCTGATCAGGCGGCTGCAGGAGGAGACCGGCGGGTTCTCGGAGTTCGTGCTGCTGCCGTTCGTGCACACGAGCGCGCCGATCTATCTGGCCGGCATCGCCCGCCCCGGCCCCACGGCGCGCGAGAACCGGGCCGTGCACGCCCTGGCCAGGATCCTGCTGCACGGCGCGATCGGCAACATCCAGTGCTCGTGGGTCAAGCTCCAGGACGACCTGTGCCGTCAGGTGCTCCAGGGCGGCGTGAACGACCTCGGCGGCACGCTCATGGAGGAGACCATCAGCCGCATGGCGGGCTCGGAGAACGGCTCGTACAAGACGATCAGCGAGCTGCGGGCCATGGTCGAGGTCACCGGGCGGCCGGTGCGCCAGCGCACCACCGAGTACGGCGTCCCGTCGGCGGAGCGGCTGGCCGCCTCGGCGGCGAGCGACGGCGTCTGCCAGAGCGTACGGCGGGTGTTGCCGCTCGCTTAGTTGTAACTTGTTCTAACAACGGGTTGCGCCCTGACTGCGGGACCCTGACAGAATCGGCACGTGCGGTTGGGTCGGCATCGCGCCGCGCTCTCCACCGAGCAGCGGCGCAAGAAGGCGTTACGGCGTGGTGTGCTGGCCGGGCTCGCGGCCGTGGCCATCGTCGCCGCCTCGCTGACCGTGGTGCTCGGCGGCGCCGGCGCGCTCTGCTCGACGCGGGAGCCCGTTCTGGTGAGCGTCGCGGCGGCGGTGGACGTGGCGCCCGCCGTCATGGAGGCGGCCGGGCGGTTCAACGACACCAAGGCGTCCGTGGGCGGCCGGTGCGTGCTCATCCAGGTGACCGAGCAGCCGCCGGCCACCGTCCTGCGCACCCTCATCGGCGACCGCGCGGGCGTGCTGCGCGAGCGGCCAGACGGGTGGATCGCCGACTCCTCGGCCTGGATCCGGCTGGCCCGCCAGCGGGGGGCCAGCTCGCTGCCGGCCGGGGAGAGCGTCGTCGCGACCTCGCCGCTGGTGTTCGCCACGCGGCAGTCGCTGGCGCGGCGCTTCTCCGTGGGCAACACCGAGATGAACTGGCGGATGGTCTTCCCGTCCACCGCGCGCGGGCGGCTGACGCCCACGGACGGCGAGCCCGACGTCGTACGCGTGCCCGATCCCTCGCTGGCCGGGGCGGGCATCGCGACCGTGGCCGCCGCCCGTGACGTGGTCGGCACCGGGCCGGAGGCCGACAAGGCGCTGACCGCGTTCGTGCGCTGGGCGCAGGCGGGGTCGGCGCCCGACTACCGCAGCATGCTGGCGGCGGTCGACGACCGTACGTTCTGGCAGCGGCCGGTGGTCATCGTGCCGGAGCAGTCCGTGTGGAACCACAACCAGCGGCCCTCCGCCGACCCCGTCGTGGCGCTGCATCCGCGCGAGGGGACCATCGACCTCGACTACCCCTACGTCGTCACCGCCACCGACCCGGTCGTGGCCGAGGCTTCCACGGCGTTCGCCGACTGGCTGACGGGGCCGGAGGCGCAGCAGATCGTGCGGCGGGCCGGGTTCCGGTCGGGCGACGGCGAGGAGGGGCCGCTCTCGCCGGGGCCGCTGCTCCCCACCGCCGCCCCCAAGGTGCGTACGTCGGTCACGCCGCAGGACATCGACGAGGCGCTGCGCGCCTGGAGCAGGCTCGCCCCGCCCACCAACATCCTGGTGCTGGCCGACACCAGCAAGCACATGGCCGAGCCGCTGAAGGGCAGCACCCGCGTGCAGGTGGCGCTGGAGGCCGCCAGGATCGGGCTCCAGCTCTTCCCGGTCTCCACGCACATGGGGCTGTGGGAGTTCGCCGGCGGGCTGGGTCAGGTCAGGGGCTACCGGGAGCTGGTCGGGCTCGGGCCGATCAACGAGCCGGAGAGCGGGCAGGTCGTCAGGCGCAGCCGCCTGGAGGAGGCCACCGCCACCGTCACCGCCCATCCCGGACGGGCCAGCTCGCTCTACGACGCCGTGCTCAGCGGTTTCCGCCGGGTGAGCGGCGAGTACCGCGAGGAGATGAACAACACGCTGCTGGTGATCACGTCTGGCAAGGACGACGGCAAGGGCATCAGCCGCGAACGGCTCGTGGACACGCTGCGCCGCGAGTGGCGGCCGGACCGGCCGGTGCAGATCATCGTCATCGCCTTCGGCTCCGGTGTGGACCGTGCGGCGCTCGGCGAGATCACCGCCGCCACGAACGGCTCCCTGCACGAGGCGCAGCGGCCGGACGAGATCATCGACGTCTTCCTCGCGGCGCTGGCCCGCCGCCTGTGCCACCCCACCTGCAAGCCCCCCGCATGAGGAAGGGGACGCCCCTCATGGAGCGTCCCCTTCCCGGATCAGCGGGTCACACGCGCTGCCAGAGCGCCGGGACGTTCGGCGGCTCCCAGCCGGCGAGCGAGGTGTGGGCCTGGACGCACCGGTAGGTGAGGCCGTTGTAGGTCACCGTGCTGCCGACCGCGTACGCGACGCCCGCGCGCCACGTGCCCGAGGGGGCGGTGGTGGTCGGCGTCGGCGTCGGCGTCGGGGTGGGCGTCGCGGTCACGGTCGGGGTGGGGGTCGGGGTGCCGCCGCCCCCGCCGACCTGGAGGTCGATGCAGGAGTAGAAGGCGTTGGCGGTGTCGGAGATGTTCCAGATCGCGAGGACCTTCTGGCGGCCGGTGAAGCCGGACAGGTTCACGGTGTGCGAGACCGTCGCGGGCGGCTGCTGGTTGCCGCCGCTGAACTCGGCGACCTTGGTGCTGCCGATGTAGTACTGGTAGTTCGCGGTCGCGTGCCGGGCGGTGAACGTCCACGTGAAGGTCACCGTGGTGCCGACCGACGCCACCGGCCAGGGCTTGCTGTCGTCGTTGAGCTGGGCGAACTGTGCCAGGCCGGCGTTGCAGGTGCGCAGGCCCTTCGGCCCCTCGACGCTCTGCGGCTCGTAGACGATGTTGCCGCAGTCGGGGACCTTGCCGGCGGCGCAGTTCGCCTGCCGGCTGGGGGGCGAGTTGACGTACCCGTGGGCCAGGGCGGGCCCGGTGTTGAAGAGCGTGGCGGCGACGGCGACCGCCGCCACGGCGACAAACGTGAGCATCCTTCGCATGAAAGCGGCTCCTTTACATGGGGGGATGCTCCGAATGTAAAGGAAAGTTTCCTAACGGTAAATGGTTCTGCTGACCGGGCGTCGAAGCTCCCGGTCAGTGCCGTCAGCGCGTCACGATGAAGTCGGCCGGATCGCGCGGCGCCCGGTCGCGCGGCGGCGCGGCGGCGTGCCCCACGGCCACGCAGCCCATCGGGTCCCACGCGGCCGGCAGGTCGAGCACCTCGCGCACCACGGGCCGGCAGAACATCGTGGACGACACCCACGCCGAGCCCAGCCCCTCGACGGCGAGCTGGACGAGGAAGTTCTCCACCCCGGCGCCGGTCGCCACCACGAACATCTCCCGCTCGGCGGCGTTGCGCCG is part of the Nonomuraea coxensis DSM 45129 genome and encodes:
- a CDS encoding substrate-binding and VWA domain-containing protein, whose translation is MRLGRHRAALSTEQRRKKALRRGVLAGLAAVAIVAASLTVVLGGAGALCSTREPVLVSVAAAVDVAPAVMEAAGRFNDTKASVGGRCVLIQVTEQPPATVLRTLIGDRAGVLRERPDGWIADSSAWIRLARQRGASSLPAGESVVATSPLVFATRQSLARRFSVGNTEMNWRMVFPSTARGRLTPTDGEPDVVRVPDPSLAGAGIATVAAARDVVGTGPEADKALTAFVRWAQAGSAPDYRSMLAAVDDRTFWQRPVVIVPEQSVWNHNQRPSADPVVALHPREGTIDLDYPYVVTATDPVVAEASTAFADWLTGPEAQQIVRRAGFRSGDGEEGPLSPGPLLPTAAPKVRTSVTPQDIDEALRAWSRLAPPTNILVLADTSKHMAEPLKGSTRVQVALEAARIGLQLFPVSTHMGLWEFAGGLGQVRGYRELVGLGPINEPESGQVVRRSRLEEATATVTAHPGRASSLYDAVLSGFRRVSGEYREEMNNTLLVITSGKDDGKGISRERLVDTLRREWRPDRPVQIIVIAFGSGVDRAALGEITAATNGSLHEAQRPDEIIDVFLAALARRLCHPTCKPPA
- a CDS encoding DNA-3-methyladenine glycosylase family protein; the encoded protein is MRERRWAPDGPLDVGLALQPHRRGGGDPAWRRTADGAVWRTSRTPAGPCTLRVSVAGGEVLGQAWGPGADWALETLPALLGAEDDPSGFRVRHEVLADVVRRHPGLRIGRTGRVMEALVPAVLEQKVVGQEAWRAWRGLLHRYGEPAPGPAPEGMRVIPEPAVWRQIPSWHWHRVGAEAVRARTIATAAWHADKLEAARTTQELDRLLRALPGVGVWTSAEVRQRAFGDPDAVSVGDFHLAKLVGYALTGEKTDDPGMLRLLEPYEGHRHRATVLVWLSGRRPPARGPRMPARDYRAF
- a CDS encoding lytic polysaccharide monooxygenase, with amino-acid sequence MRRMLTFVAVAAVAVAATLFNTGPALAHGYVNSPPSRQANCAAGKVPDCGNIVYEPQSVEGPKGLRTCNAGLAQFAQLNDDSKPWPVASVGTTVTFTWTFTARHATANYQYYIGSTKVAEFSGGNQQPPATVSHTVNLSGFTGRQKVLAIWNISDTANAFYSCIDLQVGGGGGTPTPTPTVTATPTPTPTPTPTTTAPSGTWRAGVAYAVGSTVTYNGLTYRCVQAHTSLAGWEPPNVPALWQRV
- a CDS encoding bifunctional FO biosynthesis protein CofGH; translated protein: MDLVNDSALRRALARARDGKTLDVTEATVLLHARDEHLDALLEHASRVRDAGLESAGRPGVVTYSRKVFIPLTRLCRDRCGYCTFATAPHKLESPFLSPDEVLEIARQGAAMGCKEALFTLGDRPEDRWRQAREWLDAHGYDDTLSYVRAMAIRVLEETGLLPHLNPGVMSWRDLQRLKPVAPSMGMMLETTSRRLFEEKGQPHHGSPDKDPAVRLRVLEDAGRSNVPFTTGILIGIGETIQDRAESIFAIRRVAREYGGVQEVIVQNFRAKPDTAMRGMPDADLQELAATIAVTRLVLGPKARVQAPPNLVDAEYALMLRAGIDDWGGVSPLTPDHVNPERPWPQIEELAARTAAAGFALRERLTIYPEYVLAGEPWLDPRLSAHVAALADPETGLAREDAVLQGRPWQEPDGGFVPAGRVDLHVEVDTDGRTHDRRADFDHVYGDWEALKDRLGTATPTTPGDVRQALRRAAADPAGLTDDEAVALLGADGEALEELAAIADDLRRQAAGDDVTYVVNRNINFTNVCYTGCRFCAFAQRRTDADAYTLSLDQVADRAQEAWEAGATEVCMQGGIHPDLPGAAYFDIARAVKARTPDMHVHAFSPMEVINGASRTNLSVREWLEAAKEAGVDSLPGTAAEILDDDVRWVLTKGKLPAKEWIDVITTAHKVGIPTTSTMMYGHVDNHLHWVRHIKLIRRLQEETGGFSEFVLLPFVHTSAPIYLAGIARPGPTARENRAVHALARILLHGAIGNIQCSWVKLQDDLCRQVLQGGVNDLGGTLMEETISRMAGSENGSYKTISELRAMVEVTGRPVRQRTTEYGVPSAERLAASAASDGVCQSVRRVLPLA